From Fimbriimonadia bacterium, a single genomic window includes:
- the atpH gene encoding ATP synthase F1 subunit delta gives MSRRVAKRYARALFHAARDKGMLAAVADDLGVLANLFATDEAFRNLLLSPVGDVVSKGASMEKLSGRVSDLTRDLLSLLIHKRREDALPEIQEEFELLRKEFEGVADAEVITATELSEDEQRRVIGYLERKTGMRIQATFSVDPEIIGGVKVVLRDTLMDGSIRGNLDGLRERLYRDVLIQA, from the coding sequence ATGAGCCGGCGGGTTGCGAAGCGATACGCTCGGGCACTCTTCCACGCCGCTCGAGACAAGGGCATGTTGGCGGCTGTGGCAGATGACCTCGGGGTGTTGGCAAACCTGTTTGCCACGGATGAGGCATTTCGCAACCTTCTCCTCTCCCCTGTAGGAGACGTCGTAAGCAAAGGGGCGAGCATGGAGAAACTGTCGGGTCGGGTCTCGGACCTGACCCGCGACCTCCTCTCGCTGCTCATCCACAAGCGCCGTGAGGATGCCCTTCCGGAGATCCAAGAGGAGTTCGAACTGCTTCGCAAGGAGTTCGAGGGGGTGGCAGACGCCGAGGTGATCACCGCCACCGAGCTGTCCGAGGATGAGCAACGGCGGGTCATCGGTTACCTCGAGCGCAAAACGGGAATGAGGATTCAGGCCACATTCTCCGTTGACCCAGAGATCATCGGCGGTGTGAAAGTCGTCTTGCGGGATACGCTGATGGACGGCTCCATCCGGGGCAACCTGGACGGCCTGCGAGAGCGCCTTTATCGCGACGTCTTGATACAGGCCTAG
- the atpB gene encoding F0F1 ATP synthase subunit A, translating to MQIAFVAAGAGTGPAYWALPLWGLIIIGLFLAVFGTAIQRGRTERVPRGLLFRLAEHIYVFIENMCVNVIGPRGRKYVPFVGTMFIFILCSNLWGLLGLPTPTASLAINLGLSITVFVYVQYEGIRNNGILGYIKHFWGPMALIGPLMLFVEVVSEFAKIISLSLRLYGNVHGEHEVSHVFGNLVSVGGFPLPLQAPILLLAIFTSLIQALVFAMLTTIYLALMSPHEHEEEHAHAATAAAH from the coding sequence TTGCAGATAGCGTTCGTAGCTGCCGGAGCGGGGACGGGACCTGCCTATTGGGCGCTCCCGTTGTGGGGCCTGATCATCATTGGGCTCTTCCTTGCGGTCTTCGGCACGGCCATCCAGAGAGGCCGGACCGAAAGGGTACCGCGGGGTCTCTTGTTCCGGTTGGCCGAGCACATCTACGTTTTCATCGAGAACATGTGTGTGAACGTCATCGGCCCTCGGGGGCGCAAGTACGTTCCGTTCGTGGGCACGATGTTCATCTTCATCTTGTGCTCGAACCTGTGGGGGCTTCTCGGGCTTCCGACGCCGACGGCCAGCCTCGCGATCAACCTCGGCCTGTCCATCACGGTCTTCGTGTACGTGCAGTACGAGGGCATTCGCAACAACGGCATCCTCGGCTACATCAAGCACTTCTGGGGGCCGATGGCGCTGATCGGACCGCTGATGCTCTTCGTAGAAGTAGTCAGCGAGTTCGCGAAGATCATCTCGCTCTCTCTGCGACTCTACGGCAACGTGCACGGCGAACACGAGGTGAGCCACGTCTTCGGCAACCTGGTATCCGTCGGCGGCTTCCCGTTGCCTCTTCAGGCGCCCATCTTGCTGCTGGCCATCTTCACTTCGCTCATTCAGGCATTGGTATTCGCCATGCTGACAACGATTTATCTCGCGCTTATGAGCCCGCACGAACATGAGGAAGAACACGCGCACGCCGCGACGGCGGCGGCGCACTAA
- the atpE gene encoding ATP synthase F0 subunit C, with amino-acid sequence MALAVGLALGLAVLGGALGQGHIGNGALNGMSRQPELQGKIQTSMIIALAFVESLILFTLLIAFLLLGKLPAPKDVIDAEKATAHYSAPLAADAPSFPLAG; translated from the coding sequence ATCGCACTCGCCGTCGGCCTAGCGTTGGGACTCGCCGTCCTGGGCGGCGCACTCGGCCAGGGCCACATCGGTAACGGAGCATTGAACGGTATGTCGCGACAGCCAGAACTGCAGGGCAAGATTCAGACTTCGATGATCATCGCCCTCGCGTTCGTCGAGTCCTTGATCCTGTTCACGTTGCTCATCGCGTTCCTTCTGCTGGGCAAGCTGCCCGCGCCGAAGGACGTCATCGACGCTGAAAAGGCTACCGCACACTACTCCGCGCCCCTCGCTGCGGATGCACCCAGCTTCCCGCTAGCCGGCTAA
- the atpF gene encoding F0F1 ATP synthase subunit B: MEWWDRLGELSHGNLLGDLGIDLRTIISQLIAVLIMLFLVSRIFFRPLRQALDDRTRYLEDTYSDAENLKSEMQRLRDDYEQKLAAAEAESRERIHAAVSEAQALKDRIIAEARATAKEIEERTHAEMAQERQKMMLELRAHVVDLALRAAEKVTRETMSDERHRKLVSAFVEESGAA; the protein is encoded by the coding sequence ATGGAGTGGTGGGATAGGCTCGGCGAGCTGAGCCACGGCAACCTGCTCGGCGATTTGGGCATTGATCTGCGCACGATCATCTCACAGTTGATTGCCGTGCTGATTATGCTCTTCTTGGTCAGCCGCATCTTCTTCCGACCGTTGCGCCAAGCGCTGGACGACCGAACGCGCTATCTGGAAGATACCTATTCGGATGCGGAAAACCTGAAGAGCGAGATGCAACGACTACGGGACGACTACGAACAAAAGTTGGCGGCAGCCGAGGCCGAGTCCCGCGAGCGCATCCACGCCGCCGTTTCGGAAGCGCAGGCTCTGAAAGATCGCATCATCGCCGAAGCGCGCGCCACGGCCAAGGAGATCGAAGAACGCACCCACGCGGAGATGGCCCAAGAGAGGCAGAAGATGATGCTGGAGCTGCGCGCACACGTCGTGGACCTCGCCCTGCGCGCCGCCGAGAAGGTGACGCGCGAGACCATGTCCGACGAGCGCCATCGCAAGCTCGTAAGCGCGTTCGTCGAGGAATCGGGGGCCGCATAG